The following are encoded in a window of Penaeus vannamei isolate JL-2024 chromosome 35, ASM4276789v1, whole genome shotgun sequence genomic DNA:
- the Dpm3 gene encoding dolichol-phosphate mannosyltransferase subunit 3 encodes MTKLVEWLTGIVLIMGPWTAVVTNTVKNEFTDQYFMYILLLPLVLVAMFGLVSVAIIAHRVYNFNVCNDAAEELTRQIKEAKEDLKKKGLKID; translated from the exons ATGACCAAACTAGTAGAGTGGTTAACGGGAATTGTCCTCATCATGGGACCCTGGACAGCTGTAGTGACCAACACT GTCAAAAATGAGTTCACCGATCAATACTTTATgtatatccttctccttccacttgtATTGGTTGCCATGTTTGGCTTGGTATCAGTGGCAATAATTGCACATAGAGTCTACAATTTCAATGTCTGCAATGATGCTGCTGAGGAGCTTACAAGACAGATAAAGGAAGCCAAGGAAGATTTAAAGAAAAAGGGACTTAAAATTGACTAG